A window of Sorex araneus isolate mSorAra2 chromosome 3, mSorAra2.pri, whole genome shotgun sequence genomic DNA:
GGCTTGATTTTTGGCCAAGATTCTGGTAACAGatgtaaccttttttttttgtttgacctCACaggatttgtcttttttttttttttcttcttacccTTAGGCCGAGAGTAAAAAGCTGGGATTGGTAGGCTGGGTCCAGAACACTGAGCAGGGCACAGTGCAAGGACAATTACAAGGTCCCACCTCTAAAGTGCGTCATATGCAGCAGTGGCTTGAGAAGAAAGGAAGTCCCAAATCCCACATTGAGAGAGCAGATTTCAACAACGAGAGAGTCATCTCAAAGTTGGATTACTCAGATTTCCAAATTGTGAAATAATGTCCTAAATT
This region includes:
- the ACYP1 gene encoding acylphosphatase-1 isoform X1, with amino-acid sequence MLRVFSGLRGLQVGGRASPGRRPDPHPGVSMAEGDTLISVDYEVFGKVQGVFFRKYTQAESKKLGLVGWVQNTEQGTVQGQLQGPTSKVRHMQQWLEKKGSPKSHIERADFNNERVISKLDYSDFQIVK
- the ACYP1 gene encoding acylphosphatase-1 isoform X2, whose translation is MAEGDTLISVDYEVFGKVQGVFFRKYTQAESKKLGLVGWVQNTEQGTVQGQLQGPTSKVRHMQQWLEKKGSPKSHIERADFNNERVISKLDYSDFQIVK